The window GTCGAAACGGGCGAGATTGGCCGAAGCCTCCGCCGGAGCGAGCACATAATACGTCGCCACACCGAGTTCCGTATGCGGCAGACTGATCTCCTCGATGATGGCACCGAGGGATTCGAGCTGGTGGATCGCAGCCTGGACGCTGGCTGAAACGCCTGCGTGAATACCACTGATGTAATATTCCTTGGGCAGACCGATGCGCAGCCCCTTGATGTCCCGGCCAATCGCCGCCGTAAAATCAGGCACTTCGACATTCAAGGAAGTCGAGTCATGTGCATCGTAACCGCAGAGATAATTTAAAAGCAGGGCGGCATCCTCGACGGTCTTGGTCACGGGTCCGATTTGGTCGAGTGAGGAGGCAAACGCGACGAGTCCGAAGCGCGAAACACGGCCATAGGTCGGTTTGATGCCCACACAGCCACACAAGGCCGCAGGCTGGCGGATGGAACCGCCCGTGTCAGAACCAAGGGCTGCGATGGCGAGATCACCGGCAACCGCCGCCGCACTGCCACCACTCGAACCGCCAGGAACCCGCGAGAGATCACGCGGATTGCGCGTGACGCCAAGGGCGGAGTTCTCCGTGCTCGATCCCATGGCAAACTCATCCATGTTCAGCCGCCCAAACGGGACGGCACCACTGGCGCGAAGCCGCTGGATCGCCCCCGCATCGTAGGGAGAAGTGTAATTCTCATTCAAAATGCGCGAACCACAGGTGCAGGGCTGGCCGGTGACGTTCATGTTGTCCTTCACGCCGATGGGAATGCCGCCCAGCGGCTTCGATATATCCGCACGGTCCGCTTCGGCGAGCGCAGCTTCGACATCCCATGACAAATAAGCCCCGATCTCTGCATTGCGCGACTCGATGGCTTTGGCGACATCCAGGACGATGTCACGCGGCGTGATTTCACCAGAGGTGATGCGTTTGCGCAGGGTGGCGATGGTGGAGGAGGCAAGCATGGATCAGAGCGGAAA is drawn from Prosthecobacter sp. and contains these coding sequences:
- the gatA gene encoding Asp-tRNA(Asn)/Glu-tRNA(Gln) amidotransferase subunit GatA produces the protein MLASSTIATLRKRITSGEITPRDIVLDVAKAIESRNAEIGAYLSWDVEAALAEADRADISKPLGGIPIGVKDNMNVTGQPCTCGSRILNENYTSPYDAGAIQRLRASGAVPFGRLNMDEFAMGSSTENSALGVTRNPRDLSRVPGGSSGGSAAAVAGDLAIAALGSDTGGSIRQPAALCGCVGIKPTYGRVSRFGLVAFASSLDQIGPVTKTVEDAALLLNYLCGYDAHDSTSLNVEVPDFTAAIGRDIKGLRIGLPKEYYISGIHAGVSASVQAAIHQLESLGAIIEEISLPHTELGVATYYVLAPAEASANLARFDGVRYGHRNGSAGDLMEHYMLSRAEGFGPEVKRRILLGTYVLSSGYYDAYYIRAQKARTLIRNDFTEAFKKVDVIVSPTSPMPAHKLGELKDNPLAAYLEDVFTIPVNLAGLPGISVPCGNVDVEGCALPVGLQIVGKALDEATVLRVAHTLEQSR